One genomic region from Paenibacillus antri encodes:
- a CDS encoding sulfite oxidase-like oxidoreductase: MFFKKTDVPANDRVPPGQTLTTGFPVLHHGDVARYKDVRTEWNLRVFGLVEEELRLSYDEFMALPRREFGNDIHCVTTWSKLDNVWEGVAVGEVIGRVRIKPEAKYVMLHAEHGWTTNLPIADFLRETTFFGLKHNGAELTPEHGYPVRMVVPHLYFWKSAKWLRGIEFMAKDKPGFWERNGYHMYGDPWREERYDFD, encoded by the coding sequence ATGTTTTTCAAGAAGACGGATGTCCCCGCGAACGACCGCGTTCCCCCGGGGCAGACGCTGACGACCGGTTTCCCGGTGCTGCATCACGGGGACGTGGCGCGATATAAGGATGTTAGAACGGAATGGAACCTCCGCGTCTTCGGCTTGGTCGAAGAGGAGCTGCGGCTGTCGTACGACGAATTCATGGCGCTGCCGCGCCGCGAGTTCGGCAACGACATCCACTGCGTCACGACTTGGTCGAAGCTCGACAACGTCTGGGAAGGCGTGGCCGTCGGGGAAGTGATCGGCCGCGTGAGGATCAAGCCGGAAGCGAAGTACGTGATGCTGCACGCGGAGCATGGCTGGACGACGAACTTGCCGATCGCGGATTTTCTTCGAGAGACCACGTTCTTCGGCCTGAAGCACAACGGCGCGGAGTTGACCCCGGAGCATGGGTATCCGGTCCGCATGGTCGTGCCGCATTTGTATTTCTGGAAGAGCGCCAAGTGGCTGCGCGGCATCGAGTTCATGGCGAAGGATAAGCCGGGCTTCTGGGAGCGCAACGGGTATCATATGTATGGCGACCCGTGGCGGGAAGAACGCTACGATTTCGATTGA
- a CDS encoding aldo/keto reductase: protein MRYNVFGRTGHTVSALGFGAMNLPGVPFEQARDALNYALDRGITYIDTAAGYRNSEEIIGDSISHRRSEYFLATKTAQREYEKAKEEIDRSLKRMKTDYVDLLQIHYVNTVQEFQKAMGENGSYRAALEAQREGKVRFIGISGHRPDLLAKWIAPGQFDQVLFHLSLVQPFALDELIPVMNRLGMAKTAMKPLSGGFVQPVEKAFRYTYSQDVHTMISGMVSVDEVKENLAALEREVEAEEKRELESMAANLSAHNCRRCNYCSCPLEIPIPDMMISSVVRRELGLLPKGQAFYEKHKSKIVSCADYEPCREKPLCEEKCPYHLPMQRTIQETAATLA from the coding sequence TTGCGATATAACGTGTTCGGCAGAACCGGCCATACCGTCTCCGCACTCGGCTTCGGCGCGATGAATTTGCCCGGCGTGCCGTTCGAGCAGGCGCGCGACGCATTGAATTACGCTCTGGATCGGGGCATTACGTACATCGATACGGCGGCGGGATATCGGAACAGCGAAGAGATCATCGGCGACAGCATCAGCCATCGCCGGAGCGAATATTTCCTTGCGACGAAGACCGCCCAACGCGAATACGAGAAGGCGAAAGAAGAGATCGATCGCAGCCTGAAGCGGATGAAGACCGACTACGTCGATCTGCTCCAGATTCACTATGTGAATACGGTGCAGGAGTTCCAGAAGGCTATGGGGGAGAACGGTTCCTACCGCGCCGCGCTCGAAGCGCAGCGGGAGGGCAAGGTGCGCTTCATCGGCATCTCCGGCCATCGCCCGGACTTGCTCGCGAAGTGGATCGCGCCGGGCCAATTCGACCAGGTGTTGTTCCACCTGAGCCTCGTGCAGCCGTTCGCGCTCGACGAGCTCATTCCGGTCATGAACCGGCTCGGCATGGCGAAGACGGCGATGAAGCCGTTATCCGGCGGCTTCGTGCAGCCGGTCGAGAAGGCGTTCCGTTACACCTACAGCCAGGACGTCCACACGATGATATCCGGCATGGTGAGCGTCGACGAGGTGAAGGAAAACCTCGCCGCTCTCGAGCGCGAGGTCGAGGCGGAGGAGAAGCGGGAGCTGGAGTCGATGGCGGCGAACTTATCCGCCCATAACTGCCGCCGCTGCAACTACTGCTCCTGTCCGCTCGAAATTCCGATCCCCGATATGATGATCTCCAGCGTCGTTCGTCGCGAGCTCGGCCTGCTGCCGAAAGGCCAGGCGTTCTACGAGAAACATAAGAGCAAGATCGTCTCCTGCGCCGACTACGAGCCGTGCCGGGAGAAGCCGCTGTGCGAGGAGAAGTGTCCGTACCATCTGCCGATGCAGCGGACGATCCAGGAAACCGCGGCCACGTTAGCTTAG